TTTCCCCTGACGCTTTCAATGCTGGTTCACCGGGAGCAAACCCCTTTACCCAGCGTGTCGGCACGCCCGCGGAACGGAGCATTACTGCCATAGAAGTAGAAAAATTGTCGCAATAGCCTCTTTTCGTCTCAAATAAAAACTGATCAACATAGTCCTGTTCATCTTCCGGCACTGCTACATTTTGCGTGTCATAGAAAAAGCCGTTCTTTTTGAAGTATTGCTCAATGGCTTTTGCTTTGTTGTAAACACTCGTTTCTGTTTCCGTAATCGACAGGGCCAGCTCTTTTACCCGCTCAGGCAAGTTTTCGGGTAGCTGTAAATAACTATTCAAATCCTCTATAACTGTTTCATAGTTCACCATCTCCGGCTTTTGCAATTCGGACAGCATATATTCAGGAGCCATATACTGTATTTCATATTGCTCCACCTTCTCCTGAAGACCCATCAGCAAATACAGGCGATTTGCATCCGTTTCATGCATCAGATCTATGCCGGCAGGTTCGGATATTTTCGTTGTCCCATATGGCGCGGCAATGAACGGCAGCGGTTCTGCAAACTTCAGTACTGCTGATGATACTTCCGCTTCTTCCGGAGTTGCATGCAGCTCTTCGCCGGTCGATAATAATTTTTTATTCATTTCCCTTTCCTGCAGCCAGCCCTTTGAAGTATAGGTGTCCTTTGTTTCAATCCGCCAGTATTGACGGTCTTCCACCGCAGCTTCAAACACAAGTCCGTGATCTTGAACGAAGACTCCGCCAAGCTGAGAATCATCCGGATCATAACCTGCTTTTGCCTGCCCTTTGTCTGAAGCCTGATCTTCGGCTCCGCTTAATGATAATAAAAACGGCACTGGGTCCGGCCATGCCGGCGGATGTACAGGGGCGTTTCTGGAGAATAACCCTACAGCCCCAACGATCAGCATGACTGGCAAGAAAAGAACCAGCATGCGCCTCGGGCGAAGTGATACTCTGTCATTGCCCGCTAGCTTCAGCACTGTAAGACACCCGGTAATGACCATTCCTATAATCATAATCCTGACGATCGAAGAAGATCCATCGTACGGAGTAAACGTATCCAGAACAGAAACAAACAGCACAGTAATGCCAAAGAACATCATCATGCTCTGCCGCACTTCAATCCAATGCCGGATTAAA
The Sporosarcina sp. P33 genome window above contains:
- a CDS encoding DUF3488 and DUF4129 domain-containing transglutaminase family protein; this encodes MKKQRMSWKVLIFLYILSAILLWEWFIPIMELTDFGHPALFLLYVALFFILALTRLPWWISGIVQLLYITWSIHYMYLNQLSLSLKTFGIILRDVQRNILLLFQGELGDLSNLFRTLLLFTLVWMIAYLIRHWIEVRQSMMMFFGITVLFVSVLDTFTPYDGSSSIVRIMIIGMVITGCLTVLKLAGNDRVSLRPRRMLVLFLPVMLIVGAVGLFSRNAPVHPPAWPDPVPFLLSLSGAEDQASDKGQAKAGYDPDDSQLGGVFVQDHGLVFEAAVEDRQYWRIETKDTYTSKGWLQEREMNKKLLSTGEELHATPEEAEVSSAVLKFAEPLPFIAAPYGTTKISEPAGIDLMHETDANRLYLLMGLQEKVEQYEIQYMAPEYMLSELQKPEMVNYETVIEDLNSYLQLPENLPERVKELALSITETETSVYNKAKAIEQYFKKNGFFYDTQNVAVPEDEQDYVDQFLFETKRGYCDNFSTSMAVMLRSAGVPTRWVKGFAPGEPALKASGESVYRVTNDEAHSWVEAYIPEIGWMPFEPTIGFTHPTDITYDMPNDSQEEEEIQKPVQPAAEKQKEFQKQQGQPAPFFNELKEKLVWLFTKWWLYVSLLVASAVAGIVVFSKRSGWLPGWHVRQLRAQPNGREKFEQQYRQLLRQLDRTGMPKEAGMTLSNYANQVDERYGGERMSVLTAAYEKGIYGNDWKSQDWDKLNEVWEDLIISTTC